In Methylobacterium aquaticum, the following proteins share a genomic window:
- a CDS encoding type I secretion C-terminal target domain-containing protein — MITDFAAGDNGDSLDLSNVTNYYLDGWTQGTNPFTSGYLRVVADGADTLLQMDRDGNGTGYGWLSLVRLQGVAPSSLTVANFSNGYAPNDVGITAPARAPMSGSTAATPATHCRAEPATTRCTATTVPTA; from the coding sequence ATCATCACCGACTTCGCCGCTGGTGACAACGGCGACAGCCTCGACCTGTCGAATGTCACCAACTACTACCTGGATGGCTGGACGCAAGGGACGAACCCGTTCACGAGCGGCTACCTGCGTGTGGTGGCGGACGGCGCCGACACCCTGCTGCAGATGGACCGGGACGGCAACGGGACTGGGTACGGCTGGTTGAGCCTGGTGCGGCTACAGGGCGTTGCCCCGAGCTCGCTGACGGTCGCGAACTTCAGCAACGGCTACGCGCCCAACGACGTCGGCATCACCGCACCGGCACGAGCGCCAATGAGCGGATCGACGGCAGCAACTCCCGCGACACACTGTCGGGCGGAGCCGGCAACGACACGCTGTACGGCAACGACGGTGCCGACAGCTTGA